ATGTCACAATTCGTAACGTGAGTGTGCGAAATCCATGGTTTTCCCAGAATGGTGATGGGCTTGATATCGAATCCTGCCGTCATGTCCTTGTGGAGCAGAGTGTATTCGATGTTGGTGATGATGCGATCTGCCTGAAATCCGGCAAGGATGCAGAAGGACGTGAACTCGGTCTGCCCTCGGAATATATTACGATCCGCAATTGCACCGTGTATCACGGTCATGGCGGTTTTGTCATTGGCAGTGAAATGTCTGGTGGTGTGCAGCATGTCCGGGTCTCGGACTGTACGTTTATTGGAACGGATATTGGGCTTCGCTTCAAAAGCGCGCGTGGGCGCGGCGGGGTCGTTGAAGATATTCAGGTGGAGCGCATTTATATGAAAGATATCATTATGGAAGCTATTTCGTTTTCCTTTTTCTATGCCAATCAGGAGGGTTCCGCTCGTGGTAGCGACTTGACTCAGGAGGTCAGTGAGCAGACTCCGGTGTTCCGGGATATTCGGATATCGGATGTGGTCTGTGCAGGAGCGGAAACCGCGTTATTGGTGAGTGGACTGCCGGAAATGCCTCTGGATGGTCTGGTCATTCAGGGATATACGGTGACGGCTCGTAATGGGGTGCACTGCGCTCATGCGAAGCACCTGCGAATCGCCGAAATGAACGCACATATTACCGATGGATCGTTAATTCATTTGCATCAGTGTAAGGGTGCGGAACTGGAAGCGATTGAGGGTGTAGGCGCGGACGGTCGGCTTCTGATGGTGACAGGACATGAATCGGCAGGAATCGTATGCCGGGAAAGTGATGCAGATACAGAGGGACGCCAAATCTCCGTTGGTCCTGAAGTAAGAAGTGGTGTAATTATCCGCAGGTAAGAAGGGTTCGACTTAGTATACGCTTAGCATATCACCGCGGGCATCTCCTGGCGCGCGGTGTCATGATAGGGTGTCATATGACAGGTGTCCGGCTTCGCCAGTCGCTTCCAAGATCTATCGATGTTCTTTGCGATAGCGAAGCGGCGTGGTCCCGGTCACCTGTTTAAACGTTTTATTAAAATGGGCTGTATGCTCAAATCCGACCTTCTCCGCAATCATTTGCACCCGTTCCTGAGTGGACAGTAAACGTCTCTGTGCCTCCCGAACCCGGGTAACACGCAAATATTCACTGAAGCGAAATCCGGTAAAACGGCTGAACATCCGGCTCAAATAGGATGGACTGATATAAAATCGCGCTGCGGCCTCTTCCAACGTAAGGGGCTCGGTATAATGATTGTTTACATAAGTGACGATCTCACTGATCTTATCCTGCATGGGATGATGCGGGACCGGAGAGGATTGCCGAGTATCTTCTTCAACCCGGTGGATCTGAATCAGGATCTGGGCAAGTAGGCTTCTCACCACGATGTCATAATGAGTTCGGCGCTCCCTGCATTCTTGCAGCATCTGCCATAACATTCGTTCGATCTCGGGCTGTTCCGCATCAGGAAAGTGCAGCAGCCTTGAACGATCGAAGGGAAGCAGACCACATATTCCAAGCTCCATCCCGGTGGCAAAAGAAGGCGAGAATCCGATCAGGATTCGTTCAAAGCCGGGAATACTTCCTTTGGACGTCGTATGTACATCATGGGGATTGATCAGGATCAAATCACCTTTGCGGGCGGTAAGAAGCTGACCATTCATGGAATAGACGCGTTCTCCTTCAAGCAGATAATACAGTTCATAAAAAGGGTGGGCGTGAGGCTGTGGCATGGCGTTCCCTTCGTGTCTGCTCATGTGTTCAATGGTGAATGAACTCTCGCCAATTCGATATTTGGGTCCAATCCGATCCTCTATAACACTCATAACACGTCTCCCCTCTGCGCCAGCTGATTTACGGTTAATATCCATATCATAACGGAAAATCCAGTTTGTTGTAAACGCTATCATTTGAATAGGGGTCCGACCAGACGAAATGAATAGCATACGGGTGGAATGATTTTCGGCAAGCTTATATATGCTGTAAAGGTGACAAAAGTCTATTCATGTTTTACAGTAGGGGGAGTGAGACTAACCTCTGGATAGGGGTGTCTCCAATTCGATTTGGAAGGAAGGAAACAGAATATGACGACACATGAATTATCGCCACTCGTTGCTGCATTGAATATGCAGCCGCACGTTGAAGGCGGTTGGTATAAGGAAGAATGGAAGGCATCGTACCAAATTCCACAATCCGTACTGCCGGATACATACTCAGGCCCTCGATTCTCGGCAAGTTCGACGTACTTCCTGCTGCACTCCCATGAAGTCTCGGAATGGCATACCGTTTTGTCCGATGAACTTTGGTTGTGGCATAGCGGCAGTCCAGTAGAATTGAAATTGGGCGGCAACGGGGAAAACCCCGAAAATGAAGAAGTGCTCGTGTTGGGTATGGATATTGCTGCGGGGCAATCGCCGCAGGTACTCGTTCCAGCCGGAGTATGGCAAACAGCACGTCCGCTGGGTGATGAGCC
This window of the Paenibacillus marchantiae genome carries:
- a CDS encoding glycoside hydrolase family 28 protein produces the protein MNTYYSPLGTGEGVESHTKAYEVSLPVIPARDFQITDYGAVGDGLTDNTEMFRLAIAACAEAGGGRIVIPAGVWLTGPIVLRSRIELHVQAGALVTFSRNFDQYPLIASSFEGWQAVRCQSPIDGEQLEDIAITGEGIWDGGGEAWRPVKRSKITASQWNRLVSSGGVVEQTGGDEAIWWPSTSALEGGAIANRLHLEQVCDVAAYDEVRDFLRPNMVSLRQCKRVLLDGPTFQNSPAWNLHPWASEHVTIRNVSVRNPWFSQNGDGLDIESCRHVLVEQSVFDVGDDAICLKSGKDAEGRELGLPSEYITIRNCTVYHGHGGFVIGSEMSGGVQHVRVSDCTFIGTDIGLRFKSARGRGGVVEDIQVERIYMKDIIMEAISFSFFYANQEGSARGSDLTQEVSEQTPVFRDIRISDVVCAGAETALLVSGLPEMPLDGLVIQGYTVTARNGVHCAHAKHLRIAEMNAHITDGSLIHLHQCKGAELEAIEGVGADGRLLMVTGHESAGIVCRESDADTEGRQISVGPEVRSGVIIRR
- a CDS encoding helix-turn-helix transcriptional regulator is translated as MSVIEDRIGPKYRIGESSFTIEHMSRHEGNAMPQPHAHPFYELYYLLEGERVYSMNGQLLTARKGDLILINPHDVHTTSKGSIPGFERILIGFSPSFATGMELGICGLLPFDRSRLLHFPDAEQPEIERMLWQMLQECRERRTHYDIVVRSLLAQILIQIHRVEEDTRQSSPVPHHPMQDKISEIVTYVNNHYTEPLTLEEAAARFYISPSYLSRMFSRFTGFRFSEYLRVTRVREAQRRLLSTQERVQMIAEKVGFEHTAHFNKTFKQVTGTTPLRYRKEHR
- a CDS encoding cupin domain-containing protein — protein: MTTHELSPLVAALNMQPHVEGGWYKEEWKASYQIPQSVLPDTYSGPRFSASSTYFLLHSHEVSEWHTVLSDELWLWHSGSPVELKLGGNGENPENEEVLVLGMDIAAGQSPQVLVPAGVWQTARPLGDEPVLVTCVVAPGFHFDDFKLVSKG